In the Clostridium beijerinckii genome, one interval contains:
- a CDS encoding GNAT family N-acetyltransferase, giving the protein MELIIRKMKEEDWDSVADIYMEGIKTKKATFQAEIPRYEDWDKGHLNIGRFVATNSNNRIIGWIALSPTSSRCVYKGVAEVSIYISESCRRNNVGYELMNRVIEETEKENIWTLQSGIFSINEPSIKLHEKCGFRVVGIREKIGCDVDGIWHDTILMERRSKIVGI; this is encoded by the coding sequence ATGGAACTTATTATCCGGAAAATGAAAGAAGAAGATTGGGATAGTGTTGCTGATATTTATATGGAAGGAATAAAAACTAAAAAGGCTACATTTCAAGCAGAAATTCCTAGATACGAAGATTGGGACAAGGGACATTTAAATATAGGAAGGTTTGTCGCTACTAATAGTAATAATAGAATTATTGGTTGGATAGCGCTAAGCCCAACAAGTAGTAGATGTGTGTATAAAGGTGTTGCAGAAGTCAGCATCTATATTAGTGAATCTTGTAGGAGGAATAATGTTGGATATGAACTTATGAATAGAGTAATAGAGGAAACTGAAAAAGAAAATATATGGACACTGCAATCAGGAATATTTTCTATTAATGAACCAAGTATTAAATTACATGAAAAATGTGGTTTTAGAGTTGTTGGAATAAGAGAAAAAATTGGATGTGATGTTGACGGGATATGGCATGATACTATCCTTATGGAGAGACGAAGTAAAATAGTAGGTATATAG
- a CDS encoding ATP-binding protein, with the protein MELYNSFDFIGEQSYIMVDNGIATEISKLFIEMTEYSEEELLNKNIKELFNILKIGPNADLEDIDDKKDYFLFTKSLDARFINIDVAEGAIGKVYIFSEKPNSRLDVKFTAVEALCSHNKFGIAIFSTPDITLLKANQTYLNFLDKPFNSIENSIGKKLNEIIKGWTGSSSEEVWKGVLSRKKPFYSDEYMFEFERGVTYWEASLAPVFEDGILKYCIEITTDITEKVLDRKRMEEQTKVIKKQNEQLMMQANLLNLSYDAILAWEINGSIIYWNKGAEEKYGYNSEEAIGSISYELLKTTFPISFSSIKSTLLSDGIWHAEIEQTKKDGSKLFVETRLQLIVEENGKQIVLETNRDITERKEMEVELKKHRKLLQAIVDNSPDNLSVIDGEGNYLFYKNQFIKKVATKFNNIDDIYAVAKLYDSNGDKLAGENHVGYRVLNGETVENEIVIAKLDDKEYYVLCYATPIYDSEGNFLWGICYNRDITDLIEMDKELRRQKKLLETVLDNMQESIYVFDKDGKYIIKNKVARERFSGEFKELGEGYKATKLYDLEGNKMSIEETPIYRVKSGEIVRNNIVKFKKDDMEYYNIISGTPIYDNSFNLLYGVVSFLNVTEMIKSQQDLQEVQEKLLAVEREKNEGLEQAMEMKDEFLSFISHEFRTPLNVINTAIQTLNLVYSNQMTEKIKAYMGTIKQNTNRQLRLVNNILDITRVNAGRITINKKNIDIVFLTKAITESVYEFASKKGVRLTFVSKLTKKIIGVDDEKYERIILNLLSNAIKFTPAGKSIIVNLHSAKTNICIEVKDNGIGIPKNKIDVIFERFGQVESSLSRQAEGTGIGLSLVKRFVEALGGSVSVKSNLGKGTTFKILLPNEKVIEEKNEKPMIDLMTDNRLVQTTNIEFSDIYL; encoded by the coding sequence ATGGAATTATATAACTCCTTCGATTTCATTGGGGAACAATCATATATAATGGTAGACAATGGGATCGCTACTGAAATCAGTAAGTTATTTATTGAAATGACTGAATATTCAGAGGAAGAACTATTAAATAAAAATATTAAAGAATTATTCAATATATTAAAAATCGGGCCTAATGCCGATTTAGAAGATATTGATGATAAGAAAGATTATTTTTTATTTACTAAATCATTAGATGCTAGGTTTATAAATATAGATGTGGCAGAAGGTGCAATTGGAAAGGTGTATATTTTCTCAGAAAAACCAAATTCACGTTTAGATGTTAAATTCACAGCAGTAGAAGCTCTATGCTCTCATAACAAATTTGGAATTGCTATTTTTAGTACTCCAGATATAACTCTATTGAAAGCAAATCAAACTTATCTAAACTTTCTCGATAAACCATTTAATAGTATAGAAAATTCAATAGGCAAAAAGTTAAATGAAATAATAAAAGGATGGACTGGAAGTTCATCAGAAGAAGTGTGGAAAGGAGTGCTTTCAAGAAAGAAACCGTTTTACAGTGATGAATATATGTTTGAATTTGAAAGAGGAGTGACGTATTGGGAGGCTAGTCTCGCTCCGGTGTTTGAGGATGGAATTCTAAAATATTGTATTGAAATTACAACAGATATAACAGAAAAAGTTTTAGACAGAAAAAGAATGGAAGAGCAAACAAAGGTTATAAAAAAACAAAATGAACAGCTGATGATGCAGGCAAACCTATTAAATCTATCCTACGATGCTATCTTAGCTTGGGAGATTAATGGGTCTATTATATATTGGAACAAGGGAGCAGAGGAAAAGTATGGTTATAACAGCGAAGAAGCTATAGGAAGTATTAGTTATGAACTGCTAAAAACTACATTTCCTATTAGCTTTAGCAGTATAAAATCAACACTTTTAAGTGACGGAATTTGGCATGCTGAAATAGAGCAAACAAAAAAAGATGGCAGCAAGCTTTTTGTTGAAACTAGATTGCAGTTAATAGTAGAGGAGAATGGGAAACAAATTGTCCTTGAAACTAATCGTGATATTACTGAACGAAAAGAAATGGAAGTAGAGTTAAAGAAACACAGAAAATTGCTTCAAGCTATTGTTGATAACTCTCCTGATAATTTATCTGTAATCGATGGTGAAGGTAATTATCTATTTTATAAAAACCAATTCATAAAAAAAGTTGCAACTAAATTCAATAATATAGATGATATATATGCTGTGGCGAAACTTTATGACAGTAATGGGGATAAGCTTGCTGGTGAGAATCACGTTGGATATCGTGTATTAAATGGGGAAACTGTAGAAAATGAAATTGTTATAGCTAAGTTAGACGATAAGGAATATTATGTTCTTTGCTATGCAACACCAATTTATGATTCAGAGGGGAATTTTCTGTGGGGAATTTGCTATAACAGAGATATAACAGATTTAATTGAAATGGATAAAGAGTTGAGAAGACAAAAAAAATTGTTGGAAACTGTACTTGATAATATGCAAGAGTCAATTTATGTATTTGACAAAGATGGTAAGTATATAATTAAAAATAAAGTGGCGAGGGAACGTTTTTCTGGAGAGTTTAAAGAGTTAGGGGAAGGTTATAAAGCTACAAAACTTTATGATTTAGAAGGAAACAAAATGTCAATAGAGGAAACTCCAATATATCGTGTAAAATCTGGAGAAATAGTAAGAAATAATATTGTGAAGTTTAAAAAAGACGATATGGAATATTACAATATCATTAGTGGAACTCCAATCTATGATAATAGTTTTAATTTATTATATGGAGTGGTAAGTTTTCTTAATGTAACAGAGATGATAAAAAGCCAACAAGATTTACAAGAAGTACAAGAAAAGTTGCTAGCTGTAGAGCGTGAAAAAAACGAAGGACTTGAGCAGGCAATGGAAATGAAAGATGAGTTCTTATCATTTATTTCCCATGAGTTTCGAACACCACTTAATGTAATTAATACAGCTATACAAACTTTAAATTTAGTTTACTCAAATCAAATGACTGAAAAGATAAAAGCATATATGGGAACTATTAAGCAAAATACTAATAGGCAATTAAGATTAGTTAATAATATTCTTGATATTACTCGTGTTAATGCAGGCCGGATCACGATAAATAAAAAAAATATAGATATAGTTTTTTTAACAAAAGCTATAACTGAATCTGTATATGAATTTGCATCAAAAAAGGGTGTAAGGTTAACATTTGTATCAAAACTTACGAAAAAGATAATAGGGGTTGATGACGAGAAATATGAAAGAATTATTTTAAATCTTCTTTCTAATGCAATAAAGTTTACACCAGCAGGAAAATCTATTATTGTAAATTTACATTCTGCGAAAACTAATATATGTATTGAAGTAAAAGATAATGGGATAGGCATACCAAAAAATAAGATAGATGTAATATTTGAAAGATTTGGGCAGGTAGAGAGTTCTTTATCAAGGCAGGCAGAAGGAACAGGTATAGGTTTGTCATTGGTAAAGAGATTTGTTGAAGCACTAGGGGGGAGTGTAAGTGTAAAAAGTAATTTAGGCAAAGGTACAACTTTTAAAATATTACTTCCTAATGAGAAAGTAATAGAAGAAAAAAATGAAAAACCGATGATTGATTTAATGACTGATAATAGACTTGTTCAAACTACCAATATAGAATTTTCTGATATATATTTATAG
- a CDS encoding alpha/beta fold hydrolase yields MGYYVKVEPDVKIYVEDLNEGADKTILFIHGWPGSHKLFEYQFDVLPKMGYRCIGIDTRGFGESDKPYRGYNFDTLSDDVKCVIDTLKLKDITLAGHSNGGGIAVRYMARHKGYGVSKLALFGAVAPSLIKRPDFPYGLDKETVLQLIEGTYIDRPKMLQGFGDMFFYQHITEAFSQWFFQLGLQAAGWSTAAIAKAWINEVFFSDLEEIDVPTLIIHGIHDKIVPFELGQIQEKMIKNSKLIPFKYSGHAAFYDQREEFNKELMKFIEE; encoded by the coding sequence ATGGGTTACTATGTCAAAGTAGAACCAGATGTAAAGATCTATGTAGAAGACCTTAATGAGGGTGCCGATAAAACAATTTTATTTATACACGGTTGGCCAGGAAGTCATAAATTGTTTGAATATCAATTTGATGTTTTGCCAAAGATGGGATATAGATGCATTGGGATAGATACAAGAGGATTCGGAGAGTCAGACAAGCCATATAGGGGCTACAATTTTGATACCTTGTCAGACGATGTTAAATGTGTAATTGATACATTAAAGTTAAAGGATATAACATTAGCAGGACATTCAAATGGAGGTGGAATAGCTGTTAGATATATGGCGCGTCATAAAGGTTATGGAGTATCAAAACTTGCTCTTTTTGGGGCAGTAGCTCCAAGTCTTATTAAACGTCCCGATTTTCCTTATGGACTAGATAAGGAGACAGTTTTACAGCTAATTGAAGGAACATATATCGATAGACCTAAAATGCTTCAAGGATTTGGAGATATGTTTTTTTACCAACATATAACAGAAGCTTTTTCACAGTGGTTTTTTCAATTAGGATTGCAGGCAGCAGGATGGTCAACAGCAGCAATTGCAAAGGCTTGGATAAATGAAGTTTTCTTTTCTGATTTAGAAGAGATAGATGTTCCAACTTTAATTATTCATGGAATCCATGACAAAATTGTTCCATTCGAATTAGGACAGATACAAGAAAAGATGATTAAGAATTCTAAGCTTATTCCATTCAAATACAGTGGACATGCAGCGTTCTATGATCAACGTGAGGAATTTAATAAAGAGCTAATGAAGTTTATTGAAGAATAA
- a CDS encoding cell wall-binding protein produces the protein MKKQYLKRLVAIGLISTSVLAVAPIKAFAAWKQDNVGWWYTEGNEYATGWRSINGEWYYFDGNGYMKTGWVQYQGKWYYLYSSGAMAKSTTIGSYSVDSNGAWIQKNDGTTGNTAATSSTNNGTINTSTNVDSESQKISGVSGIKFDDVTKIVFYDGRGGKSITIGDKEKVKEFMGYLDGYTIKKATNVEASDGYIHSAHFYINDKDVMDITFVNPIIINNNYYNAIKGELDTDKIDKYLKSIDSSYVTTSEWNDTYKNQ, from the coding sequence ATGAAAAAACAATATCTAAAAAGATTAGTTGCAATTGGCTTAATATCTACAAGTGTTTTAGCGGTGGCTCCAATTAAAGCATTTGCAGCTTGGAAACAGGATAATGTTGGATGGTGGTATACAGAAGGAAATGAATATGCTACAGGTTGGAGAAGCATTAATGGAGAATGGTATTATTTTGATGGCAATGGTTATATGAAAACAGGTTGGGTACAATATCAAGGAAAATGGTATTATCTATATAGTAGTGGTGCTATGGCTAAAAGTACTACAATTGGAAGTTATTCAGTAGATTCAAATGGAGCCTGGATTCAAAAGAATGATGGCACTACTGGAAATACAGCTGCCACTTCATCCACAAATAATGGTACAATTAATACTTCAACAAATGTTGACTCTGAATCTCAAAAGATAAGTGGTGTAAGTGGTATAAAGTTTGATGATGTTACAAAAATAGTATTTTATGATGGAAGAGGCGGTAAATCAATAACAATAGGTGATAAAGAGAAAGTTAAAGAATTCATGGGATATTTAGATGGGTATACCATTAAAAAAGCAACAAATGTTGAAGCATCAGATGGATATATACATTCTGCACATTTTTATATAAATGATAAGGATGTAATGGATATAACATTTGTAAATCCTATAATTATCAATAATAATTATTATAACGCAATAAAAGGTGAATTAGACACAGATAAAATTGATAAATATCTAAAATCAATTGATTCCTCTTATGTTACAACAAGTGAATGGAATGATACTTATAAAAATCAATGA
- a CDS encoding N-acetyltransferase — translation MIKDFKLDNLNKVMEIWLDTNIEAHDFIPKEYWKDNFELVKQMLPSADIYIFEENNIIKGFIGIVEQNYIAGLFVKKEYQREGVGKKLIEYCKSKYDNLTLHVFTKNVTAVNFYMKNNFKVIDEHINEDTKAVEYTMAFGGK, via the coding sequence ATGATTAAAGATTTTAAATTGGATAATTTGAATAAGGTAATGGAAATATGGCTTGATACAAATATAGAGGCTCATGATTTTATACCTAAAGAATATTGGAAGGATAATTTTGAATTAGTTAAGCAAATGCTTCCGTCAGCAGATATTTATATATTTGAAGAAAATAATATTATAAAAGGATTTATAGGAATAGTAGAACAAAATTATATAGCTGGGCTTTTTGTAAAAAAAGAATATCAAAGAGAAGGTGTTGGTAAGAAGCTTATAGAGTATTGCAAATCTAAATATGATAATCTTACATTGCACGTATTTACAAAGAACGTAACTGCAGTAAATTTTTATATGAAGAATAATTTCAAAGTTATAGATGAACACATAAATGAAGATACAAAAGCAGTGGAGTATACAATGGCATTTGGAGGAAAATAG
- a CDS encoding galactose ABC transporter substrate-binding protein, whose translation MNISKRILAILEIIFIVTAMEVSVCDARVIAGTSGLRQRAVMIDVVIYNFKDKYVSLVKENLEEIQKQNEGKVVFRFYDGKGNQSTQDEVLSNLVSDSADILMVNLVDTKVTQDVIDRFKSKNIPIIFFNREPLVADVLKSYGKAYYVGTNANEAGEMQGKIIVDIWNKDRKFIDKNNNGVLQYVMLEGEHGSIEARERTEFSIGTINKAGIKTEQLALKAADWQRDLAKTNISSLLLQYGKNIEAIIANNDEMAIGAIEALQSNGYNLGDKNKTIVVVGIDATAEAQELIKKGFMAGSVMQDPYEMAEVSYAIGMNVFEGRDALYGTKYKFDDTKVAIRLPYHEYVA comes from the coding sequence ATGAATATATCAAAGAGAATATTAGCAATCCTAGAGATTATATTTATCGTTACTGCAATGGAGGTATCAGTATGTGATGCTAGAGTTATTGCAGGAACAAGCGGATTAAGGCAGAGAGCTGTAATGATAGATGTAGTAATATATAATTTCAAGGATAAATATGTCTCTTTAGTTAAGGAAAACTTAGAAGAAATTCAAAAGCAAAATGAAGGAAAAGTAGTATTTAGATTTTATGATGGAAAGGGTAACCAATCCACACAGGATGAAGTACTAAGTAATTTGGTCAGTGATAGCGCGGATATTCTAATGGTAAATTTGGTTGATACAAAGGTTACACAGGATGTTATTGATAGATTTAAGTCTAAAAATATACCTATAATTTTTTTTAATAGAGAACCATTAGTGGCTGATGTACTTAAATCTTATGGTAAAGCTTATTATGTAGGAACAAATGCTAATGAAGCTGGAGAGATGCAAGGAAAAATTATTGTTGATATATGGAATAAGGATAGAAAGTTTATAGATAAGAATAATAATGGAGTCTTGCAATATGTTATGCTAGAGGGTGAACATGGAAGTATAGAGGCACGGGAAAGAACTGAATTTTCTATTGGAACAATAAATAAAGCAGGAATAAAAACTGAACAGCTTGCATTAAAAGCTGCCGATTGGCAAAGAGATCTGGCTAAAACAAATATTAGTTCACTACTTCTGCAATATGGTAAGAATATTGAGGCGATAATTGCAAATAATGATGAGATGGCTATAGGTGCTATTGAAGCATTGCAAAGCAATGGATATAATTTAGGAGATAAAAATAAGACAATAGTTGTTGTTGGAATTGATGCTACAGCTGAGGCACAAGAATTAATTAAAAAAGGTTTTATGGCGGGTTCTGTTATGCAAGATCCATATGAAATGGCAGAAGTGAGTTATGCAATAGGTATGAATGTATTTGAAGGTAGAGATGCGCTTTATGGTACTAAATATAAGTTTGATGATACAAAAGTTGCTATTCGTTTGCCATATCATGAATATGTTGCTTAA
- a CDS encoding GNAT family N-acetyltransferase: MKIIEKNPSDPDSIRLMDELSKELEFITGDSGRNSFNPEDVCVTRSLFVVAYDDNGEAVGCGGIRYINKDIAEVKRMFAKIKTMGVGSEILSYLELQAKKMGYSVIWLETRLINEQAVNFYKKRGYHQIQNYGKYNGNFKVICFEKKVI, encoded by the coding sequence ATGAAGATTATTGAAAAGAATCCAAGTGATCCTGATTCCATACGTTTAATGGATGAATTGTCTAAAGAACTGGAATTTATAACTGGAGATAGCGGAAGAAATTCCTTTAATCCAGAGGATGTATGTGTTACCCGGTCCTTGTTTGTGGTTGCATATGATGATAATGGAGAGGCCGTAGGATGTGGAGGAATACGGTATATTAATAAAGATATAGCGGAAGTTAAGCGGATGTTTGCGAAGATTAAGACAATGGGTGTTGGAAGTGAAATACTATCATATTTAGAGCTTCAGGCAAAGAAAATGGGATACTCTGTTATTTGGCTAGAAACTAGATTAATAAATGAGCAAGCAGTAAATTTCTATAAGAAAAGAGGGTACCATCAGATACAGAATTATGGAAAATACAATGGAAATTTTAAAGTAATCTGCTTTGAAAAGAAGGTTATCTAA
- a CDS encoding GNAT family N-acetyltransferase yields the protein MEVKKIINDKKKFLDLLMLADEQEDMIDRYLENGEMFALYDDDLKSICVVVKKDSNICELKNMATYEKYQGKGYGKKLIRYILDYYKGKCTTMIVGTGDSNLTIPFYENCGFRVSHRIKNFFTDNYDHPIIENGIQLVDMIYLKIDL from the coding sequence ATGGAGGTTAAAAAGATCATAAATGACAAAAAGAAGTTTCTTGATTTATTGATGTTAGCAGATGAACAAGAAGATATGATTGATAGATATCTAGAGAATGGAGAAATGTTTGCTTTATATGATGATGATTTAAAAAGCATTTGCGTAGTAGTAAAAAAAGATAGTAATATATGTGAATTAAAGAATATGGCTACATATGAGAAATATCAAGGAAAAGGATATGGGAAAAAGCTTATAAGATACATTTTAGATTATTATAAAGGAAAGTGTACAACTATGATTGTTGGGACAGGCGATAGTAATCTAACAATTCCATTCTATGAGAATTGTGGATTTCGTGTATCACACAGAATTAAAAATTTTTTTACAGATAATTATGACCATCCAATCATTGAAAATGGAATACAGCTCGTTGATATGATTTATTTAAAAATAGACTTATAA
- a CDS encoding winged helix-turn-helix transcriptional regulator — translation MMRFKEIEYNCSMELTLNIIGGKLKPIIIWHLGKRTMRFNELKRSLPNITQKMLTQQLRALEDDELINRIAYNQVPPKVEYSLTSYGRSLLPILANLCDWAIDYSNTVEEKNMLKEKI, via the coding sequence ATGATGAGATTTAAAGAAATTGAATACAATTGTTCTATGGAATTAACTTTAAATATTATAGGAGGAAAATTGAAGCCAATAATTATTTGGCATTTAGGTAAAAGAACCATGAGATTCAATGAATTAAAAAGAAGTTTACCTAATATTACACAAAAGATGTTAACTCAACAGCTGAGAGCTTTAGAGGATGATGAGTTGATTAATAGGATTGCTTATAATCAAGTACCACCTAAAGTTGAATATTCTTTAACTAGCTATGGACGAAGCCTTCTGCCTATTTTAGCTAATTTATGTGATTGGGCAATTGATTATTCAAATACTGTTGAGGAAAAGAATATGCTTAAGGAAAAAATATAA
- a CDS encoding nitroreductase family protein, whose amino-acid sequence MDLITVNQSTCVKCGLCSNVCPSGVLSMNENGPIAIHPDNCITCGHCVAVCPSSSIDNIKTPLSNQLYLESFPIIDSSTAESFLRSRRSIRCYKEAKVPQQALLKLVNIARFAPTASNTQGLSYIVIKNKKILQQAASIVVEWMEDQLKNSPSPHWSFSRHVKNYREAGEDSILRNAPHIILATSTKDFKNGIKNTISAFSYLELFATTLGLGSCWAGLFEMCAFSNYKPLLELLQIPDNKVITGAVMVGYPKYKYRKIVDRNPLEVLCLLLYFH is encoded by the coding sequence ATGGACTTAATTACTGTAAATCAATCAACATGTGTTAAATGTGGACTTTGTTCAAATGTATGCCCAAGTGGAGTTTTATCTATGAATGAAAATGGACCAATAGCTATTCACCCAGATAATTGTATTACCTGTGGCCATTGTGTTGCAGTATGTCCCTCTAGTTCAATAGATAATATTAAAACACCTTTATCTAATCAATTATATTTAGAATCATTTCCAATTATAGATTCTAGCACTGCCGAATCTTTTCTTAGGTCTCGCCGTTCAATCCGCTGCTACAAAGAAGCTAAAGTTCCTCAACAGGCATTATTAAAATTAGTTAACATAGCTCGTTTTGCACCTACAGCTAGTAATACCCAAGGACTTTCATATATTGTAATAAAAAATAAAAAGATTTTACAACAAGCTGCAAGCATAGTAGTAGAATGGATGGAAGATCAACTTAAAAATTCCCCATCTCCACATTGGAGCTTTTCAAGACATGTCAAAAATTATAGAGAAGCTGGTGAAGACTCAATTTTACGTAATGCTCCACACATAATATTAGCAACATCTACAAAAGATTTTAAAAATGGAATAAAAAATACTATTTCTGCATTCTCATATCTTGAATTATTTGCTACTACTCTTGGATTAGGTTCATGCTGGGCTGGATTATTTGAAATGTGTGCTTTTTCAAACTATAAGCCACTACTAGAACTGCTTCAAATTCCTGATAACAAAGTTATAACAGGAGCTGTCATGGTTGGCTATCCAAAATATAAATATAGAAAAATAGTAGATAGAAACCCGCTAGAAGTATTATGTCTTCTACTGTACTTTCACTGA
- a CDS encoding transcriptional regulator produces MLTEKQQEILDIIKNYIGKEKISPTVREIGKLAGLASTSSVHAHIERLERKGYIYRSSNCPRSIRIKDNI; encoded by the coding sequence ATGTTAACAGAAAAACAACAAGAAATATTGGATATTATAAAAAACTATATAGGCAAAGAGAAGATATCTCCAACGGTTAGGGAAATTGGAAAGTTAGCAGGATTGGCATCTACGTCAAGTGTACATGCACATATAGAGAGATTAGAAAGGAAAGGATATATCTATAGGTCAAGTAATTGCCCGCGAAGTATTCGAATAAAAGATAATATTTAA
- a CDS encoding YitT family protein has translation MTKKYNDIWVKASRILFMIIGSILVAVGLEIFLIPNNIIDGGMTGISIMASYLTKVQLGVFTFLFNLPFVIIGYRQIGKTFAISTIFSVICLSVVVTLLHPVPGITQDVLLATIFGGIIIGVGVGLIIRNGGSLDGTEIVAIILEKRTAFSIGEIVMFFNLFILGTSGFIFGWDRAMYSLIAYFIAFKTIDITVEGLNESKAVIIVSDKNNEISEAIMARLGRGITLLDGKGAYSGTETNVIYVVLSRLEIAKLKNIVHGFDEDALVTITSVEGTGKKYAKKAIH, from the coding sequence ATGACGAAAAAATATAATGATATTTGGGTTAAAGCAAGCAGAATACTATTTATGATAATAGGTTCGATTTTGGTAGCAGTAGGTTTAGAGATATTCTTGATACCTAATAATATAATAGATGGAGGTATGACTGGAATATCAATTATGGCAAGCTATCTAACAAAAGTACAACTAGGAGTATTTACATTTCTATTTAATTTACCATTTGTTATAATAGGATATAGGCAAATAGGAAAAACATTCGCTATTTCAACTATATTTTCAGTAATATGCTTGTCAGTTGTAGTAACATTGCTTCATCCAGTTCCAGGAATAACACAAGATGTACTTTTAGCCACTATATTTGGCGGAATTATAATAGGAGTTGGAGTAGGCTTGATTATAAGAAATGGTGGTTCTTTAGATGGAACAGAAATTGTAGCTATAATATTAGAAAAGAGAACTGCATTTTCTATTGGGGAAATAGTTATGTTTTTTAATCTTTTCATTTTAGGTACTTCGGGGTTTATATTTGGATGGGATAGAGCAATGTATTCTTTAATAGCATATTTCATTGCTTTTAAAACCATAGATATAACAGTTGAAGGTCTTAATGAGTCAAAAGCAGTAATAATTGTATCGGATAAAAATAATGAAATATCAGAAGCAATAATGGCTAGGCTTGGTAGAGGAATTACTTTGTTAGATGGAAAGGGCGCTTATAGTGGCACAGAAACAAATGTTATTTATGTGGTTCTATCAAGGCTTGAAATAGCAAAGCTAAAAAATATTGTCCATGGTTTTGATGAAGATGCATTAGTTACAATTACAAGTGTTGAAGGAACGGGTAAAAAATACGCAAAGAAAGCTATACATTAA
- a CDS encoding sulfite exporter TauE/SafE family protein, giving the protein MQNIYLFISTLFAYFTKGITGFGNTLVMGSLFSFVVSNRLTTPVDLLFGIPTNTYMAWKERKNISLKIVIPLSLMLLAGIVPGTLLLKAGSDRILKCILGVVIVGIAVEMLTRKPSKIQNKKASIIFLIVIGVISGILAGLYGIGALLVAYVSRTTENKNEFRGNICCIFLVDNIFRFFLYLFTGILTKEALIMALCLSPAVIIGMIIGVKVDSKMEEETVKKSVIALLIASGMILFLKSFFS; this is encoded by the coding sequence ATGCAAAACATATATCTTTTTATTTCTACTTTATTTGCATATTTTACGAAAGGTATAACTGGCTTTGGAAATACACTTGTTATGGGTTCGTTATTTTCCTTTGTAGTATCAAATAGGTTAACAACACCAGTAGATCTTCTCTTTGGAATTCCAACAAATACATATATGGCATGGAAAGAAAGAAAAAATATCTCTTTAAAAATTGTCATTCCATTATCTCTCATGCTGCTGGCAGGTATTGTACCTGGAACATTACTATTAAAGGCTGGAAGCGATCGGATATTAAAATGTATACTAGGTGTTGTAATTGTTGGAATTGCAGTAGAAATGTTAACAAGAAAGCCTAGTAAAATTCAAAATAAGAAAGCTAGCATTATTTTTCTCATAGTAATAGGAGTAATTTCAGGAATATTAGCTGGGCTTTATGGAATTGGAGCACTTTTAGTTGCATATGTCAGTAGAACTACAGAGAATAAAAATGAATTCCGCGGAAATATTTGTTGTATTTTTTTAGTAGATAATATATTTAGATTTTTCTTATACCTATTTACAGGAATATTAACTAAGGAAGCATTAATTATGGCTTTATGTCTTTCTCCAGCAGTTATTATTGGAATGATTATAGGAGTTAAAGTTGATTCAAAGATGGAAGAAGAAACAGTTAAAAAATCAGTAATTGCTTTACTTATAGCAAGTGGAATGATTTTATTTTTAAAGAGCTTTTTTAGCTAA